From the Sebaldella sp. S0638 genome, the window TCAATAAACATAAGTACATCAATAGCAGCCTATGTAACAGCGACAGCCAGCATGATAGGAATGGATTTTACAACAAACAGTACAGGGTATACAGGAATAGAAATAGCCCCTGCAGGCGAGCCTTTAATCTGCCTTGGAACAACAATAAAACAGGCAGGAACAGATATAACTTCCAAAGTGGAAAGTATAGATATAACAGTAGATAATAAACTTGAAGGAAAACAAGCATTAAATTCAGAATATTACAAGGCAATAAGACAGGGAGAACGTGGAAGTGTAGGAATATCAATGACCTTTAATGAATTTGACAAACCAACATACATACAGGATTTAAGTGATATAAAATCAAATTCATCTTATGAAATAATAACAGAATTTGCAGAAAGAGGCAATCCAGCCAAAATATTCAGAATGACATTTCCAAATTGTAAAGTAACCAAATCAGAGAGAACGGACATAGGAGGAGCCGGAGGATTAACAAAAGAAGTATCAGCATATTATGATGAAACAGAAAAAACACCGGTAAAAATAGAAATATTAGATTACGCAAGTATTCTGTAATAAGGTGATGATATGGCTAAAAAGAATATAAATGTAATAGACAGAAGTAAGGATAAACCTGCTTCTGTCTCTGAGAAAAAAGCAAATATTGAAAAGAAATATGACAATGAAAAACTGAAGGTAGATAATAAAAATCCCGATAATAAGGATTTAAGAAATACAGGTCGGCATATAAAAGAGGAGATTCAAAAGAATGAATCACCGGTAATACCTGAGCAGAAAATAACGGATATAAGGACCTATGGATCAGATAAAGATTACATAGTGGTGGAGTTAGTCGGGAAATACAGAAATATGTGGAACTATCTTACAAAGCCTGAAGTAATAAGAAGAATAAAGGAGAACAGTAAGGATATAGAGATAATTCCGATAGAATATAACTTTACAGAAAGTAAGGAAGTGGAATTCCTGTTCTCACAGCTAAATGAAATATTTTTAAATGGTGTAAGTACTGAAGTAAGTATGGAGAACTTACAGAAATTTGGAGACAGACACGGAGAAATATTAAGTAAGGCAATATTGGAATTAATGACAGAAAACATGGTACAGCTAAAAAAGTATCAGGCCGGAATTTTGACAATTCATATGCTAGGGCGTGTCTGAATATAGTAAAAGGACATGAGACAACAGATGAAGCGTTAGAAAAAGTAATAAGTGATGTACGTAGATATAGAATATATTTTGGCTTGGCAGGTATGGGTGATAGATATGAAATAAAGCATTTACCTTTAAATACTTCAATAGATAATCATCCTTACTGGCTGGTAAACAAACTAAAATATATACTAGACAGACTAAATACAGCATGTATAGAAAATAAACCAAAGTAAGGAGGCACAAAGTGGAACAGGACAGAATAGAAACGGTCTTAAGCGTTGTAGATAACTATACAAGAGAAATAGAAAGATACAGGACTGAATTAAATACCGTAA encodes:
- a CDS encoding phage tail tube protein produces the protein SINISTSIAAYVTATASMIGMDFTTNSTGYTGIEIAPAGEPLICLGTTIKQAGTDITSKVESIDITVDNKLEGKQALNSEYYKAIRQGERGSVGISMTFNEFDKPTYIQDLSDIKSNSSYEIITEFAERGNPAKIFRMTFPNCKVTKSERTDIGGAGGLTKEVSAYYDETEKTPVKIEILDYASIL